The nucleotide sequence tggtagtggtggtggtgatgctggtggCGGTGCTAGTGGagttgctggtggtgctggtgctgggggtGCTGGccatggtgctgctggtgctggtaatGGTGCTACTGCTGgcggttgtggtggtggtggtggtgctgttgctgctgatggtggtggtgctggtgttgcaATGGTGgtagtgctggtgctggtggtgatggtggtggtggtgctggcccTTGTGGTGATGGTGCCAGTAGTGGTGGTTGTGGTGCTGGTGATGttgatgctggtggtggtgctggtgctggtgctcgTAGCTTTTGTAGTGCTGGtggaggtgctggtgctggtggctGTAGTAGTGGTTGTGCtggtgtaggtggtggtgttgctgatggaggtgctggtggtgctTGTTATGGTGGTGGCGCTGGTGTTgcgctggtgctggtggtggtgctgctgctagtggtgctggtggtggtgttgctggtggtggtggtgcgggtgctggtggtgatgctggCGCTGGTGGTGATGTTGGTTCTgctggtggtggatgtggtgctgctggtggtgctgctactggtgctgctggtggtggtgctggtggtggtggtggtgttggtggtgttggtggtgctggtggatgtagtgctggtggtgctggggCTGCTGGTGCtaatggtggtggtgctgatggtgctggtggtgttgctggtgttggtggtggtgttggtggtcgtgctggtggtggtggtggtggtgcagctgctggtggtgcttgtggtggtgctggtggtgctggtggtggttctgatggtgctgctggtggtggtgcaggTGCTGCTGGTAGTGGTAgcgctggtggtgctggtgatgcgctggtgctggtggtgctgctgctgctagtggtgctggtggtggtgttgctggtggtggtggtggtgctggtgctggtggtggggctggcggtggtggtgttgttggttGTGCTGGTGTTGGATGTGGTCCTGctagtggtgctgctgctggcgctgctggtggtggtgctggtagtgttgctggtggtgctggCGGAGATGCTGGCAATGGTGTTGATTTTGGTGCTGGTGctagtggtggtgctggtggtgttggtggtgctggtgaatgtagtgctggtggtggtgctggggctGCTGGTTCTAGTGGTGCTGGTGgttctgctggtgctggtggtgctcctgctggtggtgctgctgctggtggtggtggtgctggtggtggtgctcgTGGTGGTGCTCGTGGTGGTGCTGGAGCTGGTGGTGTTGGTAGAGCTGGTGGAggtgctggcagtggtggtgctggtagtggtggtgctggcagtggtggtgctgctgtgggtgctggtggtggtggtggtgctggtggtgctaatGGTGGTGGTtctgatggtggtggtgctggtgatggtggtggagctggtggtggtgctagtggtgatggtggtggtgctgatggtgctGGGAATGCTGGTGTGGgcactgctggtggtgctggtggtgctaatGGTGGTGATGTTGATGGcgctggtggtgttgctggtggtggtggtggttctgGTCCTGGTGATGCTGGTGGTGCTAATGGTAGTGGTGCTGATGGTAGTGGtgctggtgatgatggtggtcctggtggtgttggtgcttgtggtggtgctggcagtggtgctgctggtggtggtggtgctggtggtggtgctgctaggaatgctggtgctggtggtggtgctggcagTGATGGTgtaggtggtggtggtagtgctggtggtggtggtgctggtggtgctggcggAGATGCTGTCAATGGTGTTGCTTTTGGTACTGGTGCTAGTGATggtgttggtggcgttggtggtgctggtggaggtgctggtggaggtattgttggtggtggtgctggggctGCTTGTGTTAGTGCCgttgctggttctgctggtgctggtggtgcccCTGCTGGTGGTGCAGCTCGTTGTGGTGcttctggtggtgctggtgctggtggtggtggtgctggtggtgctggtagtggtggtgctagtggtgctggtggtggtggtgctgctggtgctggtggtggtgctgctgctggtggtgttggtggtggtgctggtagtAGTGGtactgatggtggtggtgttgcttgtggtgctggtgctggtggtgcttgTGGTGGTGGTGCTAGTGGTGGTGCTAGTGGTGGTGATCATGGTGGTGCTGgtagtgctggtggtggtggtgttggtggagctggtggAAGTGCTGGCAGTGTTGGTGCTggcagtggtgctgctggtggtgttgctgctagtGTGGGTTCTacaggtggtgctggtgctggtagtgctggtgttgctggtgctgctaatggtgctgatggtggttcggatggtggtggtgctggtgctggtgctggtgatgctgatgatggtggtggttctggtggtggtgctggtggggatgCTGGTACTGgtagtgctggtgatggtgcttttGGTGGtcgtggtgttggtgatggtggttcTGGTGctagtgctggtggtggtggtgctggtggtggtggtgctggtggcactggtggtggtgctggtgctcatggtggtgctgctgctgttagtgctggtggtggtgctgctgttggtggtgttgctggtTGTGGTGCTTGTGCTGGTTTTGCTGGTAGTGGTGCTGTTGGTGGATGTAGTGCTGGTGatgatggtgttggtggtgctaacggtggtggtgatgatggtgctggtggtggtgctggtggtggatgtggtgctgctggtggtgctgctgctggtgctgctggtggtggtgctggtggtggtggtggtgctggtggtgctggcggAGATGCTGGCAATCGTGTTGCTTTTTGTGCTGGTGctagtggtggtgctggtggtgttggtgatgctGGTGGAGGTGCTGGTGGAGGTAGTGCTTGTGGTGGTGCTGGGGCTGCTGGTGCTAGTGGCGCTGGTGGttctgctggtggtgctgctgctggtggtgcaggTCGTTGTGGTGCTTCTGgtggtgctgttggtggtggtgctggtggtgctggtagtggtggtgctgctggtgctggtgatggtgctgctgcttgtggtgttggtggtggtgctggtagtagtggtgctgatggtggtggtgttgcttgTGGTGCCGGTGCTGGTTGTGGTGGTGCTAGTGGTGGTGctagtggtgatggtggtgctggtggtgctggtggtggtggtgttgttggtggAGCTGTTGGAAGTGCTGGCAGTATTGGTGCTGGCAGTGGTGCTGCTGGTTGTGGTGGTGCTAGTGTAGGttctgctggtggtgctggtgctgctaatggtgctgatggtgctggtggtggttctgatggtggtggtggtgctggtggtgctggtggtgctggtgctcatggtgatgctgctggtggtggtggtgctggtgatggtggttcTGGTGctagtgctggtggtggtggtgctggcggTGTTGgtagtggtgctgctggtggtggtggtgctgctggtgctggtggtgctgctgctgctggtggtgttggtggtggtgctggtagtagtggtgctggtggtgcttgtggtgctggtgctggtggtgctggtggtgctggtggtggtggtggtgctggtggatgTGCTGGCAGTGTTGGTGCTggcagtggtgctgctggtggtgttgctgctagtGTGGGTTCTACTGGTTGTGCtagtgctggtggtgctggtgttgctggtgctgctaatggtgctgatggtgctggtggtggttctgatggtggtgctggtgctggtgctggtgctggtgatgctggtgatggtggtggttctggtggtggtggtgctggtggtggtgctcctggtgatgctgctggtggtgttgctgctggggatgctggtgctggtggtgctggtgatggtgcttttggtggtggtggtgctggtgatggtggtgctggtggtgctcatggtggtgctgctgctgttagtgCTGCTGGTTgtggtgctgttggtgttgttgctggttGTGGTGCTTGTGCTGGTTTTGCTGGTAGTGGTGCTGTTGGTGGATGTAGTGCTGGTGatgatggtgttggtggtgctggcggtggtggtgctggtggtggtgctggtggtggatgtggtgctgctggtggtgctggcagAGATGCTGGCAATCGTGTTGCTTTTGATGCTGGTGCTAGAGATGGTGCtagtggtgttggtgatgctgGTGGAGGTGCTGGTGGAGGTAGTGCTTGTGGTGGTGCTGGGGCTGCTGGTGCTAGTGGCACTGGTGGttctgctggtggtgctgctgctggtggtgcaggTCGTTGTGGTGCTTCTGGTGGTGCTGGTTGTGGTGGTGCTGgtagtggtgttggtggtggtgctgatggtggtggtgctgctggtggtgctggtggtggtgctgctgctggtggtgttggtggtggtgctggtagtagtggtgctgatggtggtggtgttgcttgtggtgctggtgctggtggtggtggtgctagtGGTGGtgctagtggtggtggtggtgctgtggTGGTTGTGTTGGTGGAGCTGTTGGAAGTGCTGGCAGTGTTGGTGCTggcagtggtgctgctggtggtggtggtgctattGTCGgttctgctggtgctgctaattgtgctgatggtgctggtggtggttctgatggtggtggtggtggtgctggtgctggtggtgatggtgatggttctGGTGGTGGTGCTCATGGTGATGCTGCTGgtcgtggtggtgctggtggtgctgctgctggggaTGCTAGTGCTGgttgtgctggtggtggtgcttttgatggtggtggtgctggtgatggtggttcTGGTGctactgcaggtggtggtggtgctggtggtggtactGGTGGTGCTGTTGGTGCTCGTggcggtgctgctgctgttggtgctggtggcggtggtgctgttgttggtgttgctggtggtggtgctggtgctggtttttctggtggtggtgctgctggtggatGTTGTGCTGGTGATGATGgtgttgctggtggtgttggtggtgttggtggtggtgctggtagtGGTGCTGCTGCTAGTGGTGTTGCTAGTGTGGGttctgctggtggtgctggtgctgctaatggtgctgatggtgctggtggtagttctgatggtggtggtggtgctgctggtgctggtggtgctggtgatggtggtcgttctggtggtggtggtgctggtggtggtgctggtggtggtgctcatggtgatgctgctggtggtagtggtgctggtggtggtgctgctggggatgctggtgctggtggtggttcttttgatggtggtggtgttgctgatGGAGGTGCTGGTGATGCATGTTGTGGTGGTGCTCATGgttgtggtggtgctggtggaggtGCTGGCAGTGGTGGTACTAGAGGATGTGGTGGTGCTTTTGGAGGCTCTAGCGCTGacgctggtggtggtggtgatggtggttgtGGTGGCGGTGCTGGTATTGCTGGTGGTATTTGTGATGCTGGTGGAGGCACTGgcactggtggtgctggtgctggtggagatggtgtgggcCTCAATGGACCGACCAATGTGGTTAAAATCAAGTGTGACATCATAGGGAACTAGGTAAGCGATTGGTTGGTCAGTATTTTACTTAATTCACTCATTTATCATTCAAATACAGGTACAACTTATTTACAACCATAAAGTTCTTCATAGGTTTTTGTGATAGCAATAGTAAAGCTTATAGGAAGTAGTAGGGTTCATTAGCTAAAATAAATTTaacaaaaataaatcaaataAATGTCTCCACCGGTGcagcggatgtcagggcagcacctagaagaagtggtggaCCTAGAAAagctaagaaattctgatcacatgcAGTTGCACGGGTGCATAC is from Carcharodon carcharias isolate sCarCar2 chromosome 13, sCarCar2.pri, whole genome shotgun sequence and encodes:
- the LOC121286269 gene encoding cell wall protein DAN4-like, whose protein sequence is TTSTTTASTSTSSTNTTSSSTTTSTTTSTTTSTTTTSSSTTSRSTTSTSRTTSTTRTSSPSTTTSTTFTSTTNTTSTTTSTSTKINTIASISASTTSNTTSTTTSSASSSTTSRTTSNTSTTNNTTTASPTTSTSTTTTTSNTTTSTTSSSSTTSTSASPAPPATTTSTTSTTTSTTSSCTTTTTTSTTTNTTTNTSNTTSTISTTTISTSSPSTTSTT